Proteins from a single region of Desulfolutivibrio sulfoxidireducens:
- a CDS encoding phosphoglycerate mutase family protein produces MTRDLLAISAANQHKARAVIEDCGLYAAWESVGATVNLVGSLRTGLLLHRRDIDVHIYSQPFDIAQSFAAVAKMAEHPRLARVTYANLLQADDACLEWHVWFTDTHGESWRIDMIHLHPSSRYAGYFETVAERIERALTLETRLAILRLKDEISPEAGVIGIEIYRAVIQGGVRDASGFSAWREAHPRAEIVDWMPDEPGSAEKREEVS; encoded by the coding sequence ATGACGCGCGACCTTCTGGCCATTTCCGCAGCCAACCAGCACAAGGCCCGGGCCGTGATCGAGGACTGCGGCCTGTACGCGGCCTGGGAGTCCGTTGGGGCCACGGTCAATCTGGTGGGCTCCCTGCGAACCGGCCTGTTGCTCCACAGGCGCGACATCGACGTCCATATCTACAGCCAACCCTTCGACATCGCCCAAAGCTTCGCCGCCGTGGCCAAGATGGCCGAACACCCCCGGCTTGCCCGCGTCACCTACGCCAATCTGCTTCAGGCCGACGACGCATGTCTGGAATGGCATGTCTGGTTCACGGACACCCATGGCGAATCCTGGCGGATCGACATGATCCATCTGCACCCCAGCTCCCGGTATGCCGGCTATTTCGAGACCGTGGCCGAGCGCATCGAAAGGGCGCTGACCCTTGAGACGCGGCTGGCCATCCTGCGTCTCAAGGATGAAATTTCGCCCGAGGCCGGGGTCATCGGCATCGAGATCTACCGGGCGGTCATCCAGGGCGGGGTGCGCGACGCGTCGGGATTTTCGGCCTGGCGCGAGGCCCATCCCCGGGCGGAGATCGTGGACTGGATGCCGGACGAGCCCGGCTCGGCCGAAAAAAGAGAAGAGGTGTCTTGA